ccggggcttgcctgtatcGGTGTCTATAGAGTCAGTAGGTTGAGGTTCTTCCGAACTggagttcggggcttcagttattTCAACAGTGTTAACTTGAGCGTCAGAGAAACCCCATTTGGATCCTGGATGAGCTCGTAAGTTCCGTCTGCTAGCGGGGTGACTTCTCTATGAAATGTAATATTTGGAAAAATTAGTGAAgtacttgagtatagctttccttcactaaagagttggAATTTAACCAATTAAACAATCCACAACAAGGTTTTTAACTAAATttgtaaaggcatacaaaatacAAGAGAATTTTTAAAACTATGAGTTACAGTTTGGAAATTGGTTTACATAATTTTTAAAGAgctaaataaatttttttaagaaCATAAGGTTCAAAGCTCATTTAATGTATAGCTTTAGAACAAAAGTTTAAATTAAAAAGAGCTATTATTAActtttaattttggaatttacTACGCAAGAAAATTTTTCAAACTCATCATATCAGATGATAGAGCTAGTTAAAAGGAACACAGcaaaattaatttcacatttttctgatttatttacatttttctaggatttatcaaagttcactagaaaaagaaagaaaaaggaaagatctttttgcagaaaggaccctggAAAGTTTGAAAGAAATGCAATCGGGTCCTTGGCCGTGGTCAGAGGGGAGGAGATGggttgaccggccgattccggcgacggtgatcgccggcggcgaggggaaagtggtcAGGAAACTTCAGTGCACTATGGGGCACCTTTTGGCATGCTCGAGGGGAACAGGGAGTGGCTGCTGGAGCTCGTCGACGGAGAACAGAGCCCGACGGCGTAGGTCGACGGCGATGGTGGCACTCTGGTGAAGGATTGGCAGAGAGGCGGGGCGGATGAGCTTTGCGGGGTTATGGCGAAACTTGCTAGAGGGTGGAGAGGATCGGGGAGGGCCTGGAGCGGTGGGTTCACGGCGGCAGGGCTCGTCGGAGTAAAGGaatgggggcggcggcgagggatgcCGGAGCTGTGGAAATTAATATCCCAAAGGGAGGGGGTGAGCATGAGAAGGCATTCCTGAAGAGAATATTTGCGTCAAGGGGATGAATCCGGCGGCAGCAAGGCAGAACCACAGCGAGCCAGCGAGGTGGCGTGGGTAGGTGGCGTGGCGCGTGCGGGAAGCACCAGCAGGGGCGGCGCTAGAGGCAGCGGAGGTTTGTGTGTGACGTGTGGAGGTGGGGTGGCACTGCTCCGAGGCGGCGTGGCGGTTCTGGGGCGAAAATAGCGgcggggagctcgccggagtagaGGACCTAGGGCGGCGAGCTAGCAGCGGCGCgtggggaaggggaggggtgcCAGCGAGGGTGAACTGGGCCTAGGGGAGTTTAGGGATGGACGGGTGGCGTTCCAGAGGCGGTGGGGCTAAGACACGGCAGCGGCGGGGAACAGAGTCCCGGCgaagctggaggaggaagatgactgGATGGACTTGTTTGTAAAAAGGAGAAAGTGTAGGGGGCTGTCTATAAACTAAAAATTCCCACTATTCTAGGGCTCAATTGAAAAAGTGCACAAAataaagttgttcagtttttcaagacctacaactttcatgttgtgcaaattttcattagatcaaaggattttgaagtattttgaaaagtttgaaagAACTTGAATTAATAAAAGAAAACACCTTTTTTATTGCAAATTCATCACAATTTTGGACTTAAATGCAATAAAACTGCCAAAATCATGATTACTTGCATTTTGCAAGAAAAcctttcaaaattttgaaatcaCTCCCTAAgttaaaactttttttttgcaaaaaggggctaGTAATTTTGTATAATTACAAATATGCCCTTAATTTGCATTGTGAATTTTTAACTACCAAATAAAGATAAACACACAAAATGCACACACAACCTTATGTTCTAATTgctagacacctgaagtgtcacacaTCCCGTGCATTTTTGGAGGCAGATGTTGTTATGGTCGGCCAAACATACCAGACAAGGAACCATGGCTGAAACCAACGCTAGGGCGACGTGAGCGATGTGGGACATGCGACGCTCCTGGTGGTTAtcgttttcttttcaaatttgtAATCTAAATTAGTTATTGTATGGTAATCCTTTATGTACTGAATTTGAGTAATGAAAGAACTACGCTAGAGATCATTTTGATCTCTTGGTGCCTCTTGTTTAGACCGCTGGAACTTGACCGAGCATTGGCCACCAGTTCTGGTGCAAGCACAAACTATGCAATGGGTGCCTCTTCTCTCCAACTTGCTAAGAATGGGTGGATGGGCCTTTTCTCTCCAACCCTAGGTGCATCCACTTGAACTGGCAAGCAAGTTGTCACTGATGGGTGGATGGCTGCAGGTGGCAGGTGGTGGTGGCTGACCTCGAGGAGGGTCGAAGGGGCTAGGCAACGCTAAGGTCTAGAGTAGCAGAGGGCTAGTGAGGTTGCGGCTGATGGGCGGCCGCTGGCTATGGTGGGCGGACCGTGAGCGGCAACCGGGTGGAGAGTGGAGGCGTGAGTGGGTGGTCTTTGCGCGGCCAGATGTGGAGGTGAGGATGAGATTGAGTGGATAAGGCAGACATGGGGACGGGGGagctatgttttttttttgggtaggCTTGACCAAATCTATGGGGGCATTCAAATTTTGGCTAAAAAGTTTTGCTCGCGAGTTAGAATCCATATTGGTGCCAATAAATTTGTGCTCATACGCTTACCTATCAGATACGAAAACCGTTGGTACCCACATCCACAGATAGAATTGTCATCCTTAGTCACCGCCCCTGCCCCTCTTGGGCTCATCATCACGGGAAGATAGAGAGAAGAGTGAGATGAGAGAGGTGTTCCTAGCCCCACGTCACACATGGAAAAAAAATAGATGAGACACTTACATATGGGTCCCAACTATAATGATAAAAGGTTTTTTTGTCTGTGCCACACTCTCGGTACGCTGTACACTCCACTTTTTGATTTAGTGTCTAGCACACTCTGAATGGTTCATTTTGTGTGTGGCGCATTGTCCACGTTAAACAACTCTTTTGAAACCTGGAGGTGAGAGAATGTGGGATAGAAAGACTAAAACGCCCCTGAATTCATTGGCTCACTTTGCCTGATACTTATCACCCTATCGGAGTTGGTCGCTGCACTAGAGCGCTCGGAGTTGTCTGAGGACGCCGACGACAAGCAGTCATCGGGCTCGGTAGCCACCTCTCGCCGCCGCTTCCTCACCTCGGACAACTCCTAGTCAATCTCTGACGGTCTCCATGAGGATCTTGTGCTCCAGCAGCTCAGTCTGGAGCCGCGACTCGCCGACTCCCGCTCTAGCAGCTCCTCGATGAGGCGGACGAGCTCGCTGGACTTGGACGCTGCGCGCGCTGGCTGCACCTGCGCGGACGAGCGCGGGAAGTAGCGCGAGAAGGGCCCCACTTTGGACCCGACCCTGACGGCGCCGACGCCAGCGAGCCGGAGCACCATCGCTGCGGCGTCTCCGCATCTCCGGCTGCCCCACCCCAAGGCCGCGGATCCAGGGAGTTGCAACGGCGCCGGGAAAGGAAGAGGAGGGCCTGGGCGCAGTGTCAGCGGGCTCTGCAGGAAGCCCATGGCCGCCTTGACGCGGCCGGCCACGAGCCCACCATGGCTGGCAGGCTCGAGGCATGGCAGAGTGAACAGAGCCAATGAACCCAATAGAGGCATTTTAGTCTTTTTACCTCATGTTCTCTCACCTCCCAGATTACAAAAGAGTTGCTTAATAGGGATAATGTGCAACACTCAAatgaaccatgcagagtgtgcTAGATACTAAATCAAAGAGTGGAGTGTGCCGTGCACAAAACCACATTTTGAGAGTGTGCTtgagacaaaaaaaaaccaTGATAAAAAGGAGTTGCGAAATATAGAGTTTTACAGGAGCTAAATGTAAAAAATAAGATCTAGAAAATAGAGGTAGCCCCGTatgttagagcaactccagtaagACTGCTAAATTTGGGTGAGCAAATGGTCATTTAGAAGCccacttctaaattttactcaTCCAAACATGTGCCTCCACTTCAGGAGACTAAGTAAACTGGGCTTCTATTTTTCCAACTGACAACTGGGCCTGACCTGTCATTTGGGGGGGGGAGAATTTGGAAGGCCCACAGTTGGCAACTTAGCAGCCTAAATAGAGGGCCACCAAATTAGGAGGGGGGgatttggaaggactaccaaaaTTGCAGCCCATTTGCTCTCCTGTTGGAGATTAATTTTTGATGTCCACTGATTAAATCTTTATATGGCAGCTCATTTGTTCTTtctactggagttgctcttatatACTTTCTAAATATACTTTCTAAATAGGATCTCTCAAGTAGGgagttatttctgaaaatgctCTTCAAGAAGACGGGTGTACACTAATAATCACCCAATGAGACCTGCATACGGTTGGGGAATACACTCACCGTCCGGCCCTTAGCATCCGTACCGGTTCCCGTGGACTCCGCGTTTTCTTTCTTGCCCTTTTTTCCACCAGGACAGTGCTCTCCACTCCTGTCTGGCGCGGTGGTGCGGGCtccccgcggtggcggcgcggtcgcCACCTCGCGGACGCgtgcgtgggggcggcggctgtgCGGTCGCTGGCGCCTCCACCCGCCCAAACGAGGTGATAAGGTCCACGGGTATTTTAGTTTTTCTACCCACATTCTCTCACTTTTAAGGTTGCAAAAATGTTGTTTAATGGGAACAATGTGCCACACACAAAATGATATATTCAAGATGTGATACAGTGATAGAGACTAAATCAAGAAATAGAGTGTGCTGCCCATAAAACTATATTTTCAGAATGTGccgcacacaaaaaaaaaaacttctaaaACTGCTTTTGAAGAAGATGGGTGTACACTAACCACATcattaaaatatatatttgaaatttCGCATCAACCGGAGGAGAAAAATCTAATGCGCCCAATGAGACCTGCATACGGTTGGGGAATACACTCCAGTCAACCTAGAGTAGGTGGTCCACAAAGACCAAGAGCAGGAAGCCAGTGGTCGGCACGGGGAATTACAGCGGGCTCACAAAGACCATGTCCACCCACCGTCCGGTCCTCAGCATCCGTTACCAGTTCACGTGGACTCTGCGTTTTCTTTCTTGCCCTTTTCTCCACCAGGACAGCGCTCTCCACTCCAGTCTCCACTCCCAAACCCTAATCGCAAAATGGAAACTGTAGACAAGCGGCAGCGGGCACTCCTGGCgcagccgccagcgccgccgccggcggaggacGCCGCGGATCCGGTCGCCGCTGTTTTCGGCAACGTGGACCTCCTCCGCGAgattctcctcctcctcgacgccCCGTCGCGCCTCATCCGCGCCGCGCTCGTCTCCACGCGCTGGCACGACGCCGCCAGGGACCCGGCGTTCCTCCGCCGGTTCCGTGCGCGCTGCCCGCCCGCCCTCCTGGGTTTCTTCGCCGCGTTCGGCCAAGGCACCCTTTGGCCGCTGGCGGCGCCCCAACCCAAGGTAGACGTCGTGCGCTTCGTGCCCCTACCTCACCCACCGGAGCTCGACGGCGCCGCGCGCCTCGTTGGCGCCACCTTCAACGGCGGCGCACCCACGGATCTCGTCGTGGGCTGCCGCAACGGCCGCGTCCTCGTCAAGCACGGGGGCCGCCACGGCAAGAAGTACTCTGTGCGCACCCCACTGCGGTCGGTGGCCCTCGGTAGTGTTATTCGGCGGCCGGCGTCGTTCCCTTCCCGCGATCTCATCACACAAGGCGTCCCCTTCGCGCAGGTTGAGCTCATCCCAtttcccggcgccggcggcgatcccCGCGACGCCGACGCCAGCACCCTGTCCGCATTTGGCGAGACGATCATGATGCCCTCCAGGTTCGATTCTACCATGGGGAAATTTATCCAGCAGGTAGTGTATGTCCGGCGGCAAACTAGAGGATGGGCGACCCACGTCTCGCCCCCATTGGAGCTCCCTGTTCCGGTGGTGTTCCACAGAGAACCCTGCAGCCTGCTGGTGGGGGGCAGGTGGCTCTGCATGACCACCGTGCTCGGTTGCATCGTCGTCTTCGATCTGGCCACAGAGACCTTCTCCGTGGTGAGCTTCCCCGATGGCGTGACGGTGTCCTGTGTGGAGCTAGACATCCTGGACCACACCCTGGCAAGGGCTGGGGATACCGGGATCTACCTCGTCCATGCCAAGGGCGTGGAGCTTCATGTTTGGTTCCGGAGGATGGACGGAGGCGCAGCAGGCATCTGGGAAAGGGTGGAAACTGTTTATCTCCCTATGTTGTTTGGTGACCTTGTTGCCATGAAAATCTGGGATTATCTTGTTTCCCGGAATGCTAAATTGGTGGACGTCGATCACTTCTATGTTTGGGATTTGGAATACGGTGTAGAGGTTCATGACGTTGTTGGGGATGACGCAGAGTTTGTGTTCCTGACAGTGGCAAAACATGGGCCCGTGTTCTTATTGGATgtcaagaagaggaaggtcgAGAAGGTGCTGCAGACGTGTGGCGATGGTCGTCAGCTGTGTGGGATCTCTGCCTTCATGATGCCATGGCCTCCAGTCTTCCCAGCATTGAGCCAAAGGGGGTGATGACGGTGGtgattatatttacaaataaatGGTGTTGTTCACATGCTACACAATCAAGTGAATTCTgttatttcttctttttgttgagAACATGTGATGGTTTGGTTTCTCTGGgcaatttttattttcattttgctTATTTCTCTGTTGGACATGTATGTGTCGGCTCTTTTAATTAGCTTGAGGGATATTCTTTGCTTGCTTTGGTGCATCCCTCTCATAGGTGTGGGTTGCTCAACCCTGGATATTGCCTGATGCGTGCTGTTATAATTAAATATCCGATCCCCCGGATTTTTGATATTTGAGAATATCTGTGTTATGGATTCATAATTAAAATTTGCAATGTTGtattggttaattattattgaAATCTTTGTTACATTGGATAAAAGAATTTGAAGCTTGATATCATGTGCATTCCTTAGATTGATTTGTTGTGCTTCCTCTTCTACATCTTCTTAGAATTCCTGTTATCGCTCAATACAAGCTTTCATATTTTGTGCACACAGTTATAATGAGAAATCATGTAATGGAGATAAACCTGTTCATTTTTTTATTGCAAGAGCGTAGTTTCTAGTGTATACATATCTTTCATATGTGAGCAGCTGGTGCTCTGTTCCAGGTTCTGTGTTGATATGATTTTTTACATCCATTGAAACAGCATGCCAGTTTTTTCCTTGTCATTCAGATCACAGTCCTGTGACAAATAATATCCCCTGGATATTATTGCTTGCTTTGGTGCATCCCTAGCTCATATATAGGTGGGTTGCTCAACCTGGATATTGCCTATGCGTGCTGTTATAATTAAATATCCCCTGAATTTTTGTTATTTGAGAATATCTGCATTGCGTCGATTCataattgaaatttgaaatgttGTATTGGTTATTTGAAATCTTTATTACATTATTGGGTAAAAAATATGAAGCTTTATATCATCATAAATCGTGTCCATTTGTTAGACTGATTTATTACGCTTCCTCTTCCACATCTTCTTAGAATTCCAGTCATCGGTCAATACAAGCTTTGATATTTTGTGTACACAGTTATAATGAGAAACCATGTAATGGATTAACAAGATATGCCTGATTATGTACAATGAAACGTACTTTAGTTAATGTGTTTCATTTTTCTTCGAAAATGTTATATTTCATAGAGAAACTATTTTTAAATGGTTATTGTTACATGGGTTCGAAATTAAAGTACGATGGATCAGATCAAAATCATGCTACAATGCAAGGCGGCCTTTATTTGCACTGCTTTTACGATGGTAAAATTATGACTACTCTATGCCCACCGCTGTGGTTCTCTAGATAAAACATGTTCCTTTTTTTATTGCAAGAGCGTAGTTTCTAGTACATACATATCTTTCATATGTGAGTATAGCTGGTGCTCTGTTCCAGTTTCTGCGttgatatgatttttttttactttaacAGCATGCAAGTTTCCTTGTCATTCAGATAATCAGATCACAGTCCTAATAACATGTATTAATTAATGATCTATATTCCATTGTATAGGACAATTAAAGCTCTTGACAACAGTTGTTGCCAACACCAGTAGTGTTGAATTGAAGACATTTCTCTTACTGTATGCCAAAGGGATTGGACTAAAGATTTTGCATAGTACATATATCACTGGAGAATGATTCATAACCATTTGTATGTACATGACCTTTACATTTAGGATGGTGGAATGGCCTGTCTTTCAGACACTGAATGAGGGACTGTCCAGTAATATATATTTTTGCTATATGCATCATGCATGAAAAGCCTAGTTAATTTGTCCAACGACTCTAAAAAAGTCTGATCTTTCAGTTTACCCTGTGACACATTTTGTCAACTGGCATGTGGGGTCTCCTTGTCACTATGTACTGTTTATATTAACCACGAAGCATGACAATTGAAATGGTGTATATCCAATAATTAACCCTTGTATTTTTGGGTATCGCGCTGATACTATGGCGCTGATCTTCCTTGACCCTACTGGTTCAACTTCATTTATTTAGTCTTCCCTCATTCCGAGCTCAGCCAGGTGTTCGCAGTTTGCAGTTTATAGTTAGTGTTCTAAGCTAGTGTATTTTTGGTGTCCGCAGTTTATAGTTAGTGTTCTAAGCTAGTGTATTTTATATAGTTAGTGTTCTTGCGCGGAGAACCCCGTGATTTCCTGCGGCCACAGCTCAGTTTGCAGTGCTTTCTTTAGGTTGTTCTGTTTGGGAGTTCTACTAGTTATGTCGTCTTATTTAGTGCAGTTGCACAGCTTGTACTTTCGTATTCATAGCAACAGCAATTTTAATCGTCGTTGCAGGTCAGCTCGTTACAGATCAATTCAGTTTGGCATGCATCAAAGTTTTGTTACGCTAGCAGGTTTGGATATTCAAATACCATTGCCTAGTCGTCATTGCTTATTTATTGCATGCATGGTCTGAGCACTGTTAATTCCTCATTTCTTTGTCTTTGGTAATATTACAGGGGTGGAGAGACCCCCTAGCCTTTGTCTTTGGTACTAAATAGAACTTAATTATAAGGCTGTCAGCTTTTGCTCTGTTCATCTCGGTCTCTAGCAATAGCTGAATATCTTGTCTGTTCCTGTCTCTATTAGCAGCTGTAAATGGAATTGTTATTCAGTTAGTGTACCAACTGATTGCATCTTTTATTAGATAGTGGGTTCAGTTCAATTCACCAGTTAGCTTATCAACAGCTCAACTCCATTTAATTTATGTTGAAAGGTTTGCTTTCTCACAATAGTAAATTAATCATTGATTGCTTGCTTGAGGTCACTCTTGTTTATTCCTTGAATTTCATGGCAGCCATTTTTTTTTGTCCTTTCATGTTTTTGGTTAGCACTTAAATTATATATTGTGTTTTAGTGTTTACACAGTTCATACCCACTAGCATTTCTATATCCATTGCATcattatatatgtgtgtgtattcGAGGTGCAACTTTTCTATACAATGTTCTAAATGTGTGGTAAATAATCATCTTGTATACTAATGCAGTgctttttcataatttttagccCAAGGTTTCAGTCTTAACATTTGACATCAAGGTATCGTAGATGTATTTTAATATTATGATGCCATTCTATCTTTATATGATTTGCATTTGTGGGGGTTCCACTACCTTAGTTTTGGAaaccacaaattttttttgaataagtttTCCTCTTTTGCTTCTGACTTTCCCTCCTTTAATCTGCATGTGGGGTTCAAGATTAGCTAGCACCCACATTTTTCGAAGATTTGGTAATAATACAGAAAATGTTTGAACAAGTCTTCTCCTTCTGCCTCTGTCTTTCTCTCATTTTCATTTGTGGGGTTAAACTATACCTTACCCAATTTCTGTAGTTTTGGAAAACAAGAATTTAGGGCCTGCTTGGATTGCTACTAAAATTTTGGGGCTAGCCAAATGTTGGGCAAAAAACTTGCCCACATTCTGGTAGGGTAAATGTGAGAGGTGGGCAAATTTCGGTACCCAAACAAATAGTGGCCAAAATTTTGGCTTGCCAAAACTTTGGCATGTCAAAGTTTTGGTGGGAATCCAAGCAGGCCCTTATTTGAAAAAATGTGTTCCTTTTGCCTCTCTGAATTTCTCTTGTTTGCTTCTAGGGGGTTTATGTATAACTCCCCCAATTTACGTAGTTTTGGGAAGCATACAAATTGTTTGAATAATTGCTCTTTCGGATCTATTGTTTTTCTAGCTTTTTGTATAGATCTCACATTGTTTTGGAGAGTTGGAAACTATATATAGATCTTTTGCTGAATGAACCTTCTCCTGTCACTACAGGAAACGGCTCAGTTGCTGTGTGCCCCCATTTTGCCGTGAGCCAAAacacgggcacacggcaaaaaggcTTGTTTGCCGCGtgcagaggaggccggcacacggcaaaaggcttgtttgccgtgtgctggccAATAAAGTACATTACAAACTAAATACACACGGCAAAACTccgagtttgccgagtgcctactttatggcacacggcaaagaggccATACGAGGAGGAATGGCACGTGGCCCTTGCATTTGCCGTGTACCCCactgtggcacacggcaaacccaaatatttgccgtgtgtttttcctttttgcagtGTGCCTTGATTGCTGCACACGGCAAATcatttagaaattttt
This window of the Panicum virgatum strain AP13 chromosome 1K, P.virgatum_v5, whole genome shotgun sequence genome carries:
- the LOC120653588 gene encoding uncharacterized protein LOC120653588, coding for METVDKRQRALLAQPPAPPPAEDAADPVAAVFGNVDLLREILLLLDAPSRLIRAALVSTRWHDAARDPAFLRRFRARCPPALLGFFAAFGQGTLWPLAAPQPKVDVVRFVPLPHPPELDGAARLVGATFNGGAPTDLVVGCRNGRVLVKHGGRHGKKYSVRTPLRSVALGSVIRRPASFPSRDLITQGVPFAQVELIPFPGAGGDPRDADASTLSAFGETIMMPSRFDSTMGKFIQQVVYVRRQTRGWATHVSPPLELPVPVVFHREPCSLLVGGRWLCMTTVLGCIVVFDLATETFSVVSFPDGVTVSCVELDILDHTLARAGDTGIYLVHAKGVELHVWFRRMDGGAAGIWERVETVYLPMLFGDLVAMKIWDYLVSRNAKLVDVDHFYVWDLEYGVEVHDVVGDDAEFVFLTVAKHGPVFLLDVKKRKVEKVLQTCGDGRQLCGISAFMMPWPPVFPALSQRG